One Pangasianodon hypophthalmus isolate fPanHyp1 chromosome 7, fPanHyp1.pri, whole genome shotgun sequence genomic window, aaacagaaactagCCATACACAGtgcaatattacaatattgtgAATATTGTCATTCACAATATTTCTAAGGTAACTTTgtaattacttaattattttaaatctagGATCATTTCTACCATTCAGGTGTTCATAGAGGGCTTTTCAGCTGGTTAACCTGATATTGGCTCTGAAAAAAGtaccatttgtattttttgtctttttccacACCATGCACCACAGCTCCTTTAGGAGCATTTAACTCCGCTGTGTCcttgtgatgtgtgtgtcctCCATGTGCCCAGTGTTTCAGTTGTGTACATTTAATgtgtcatttctttctctttctctctctctcaggagagGGAAGAGCTTTTCCTGcgggctctgtgtttgtgtcacaCAGTGCAGGTGAAGGATGAGATCGACAAAATAGAGAGCGACCAAATAGATGGGCTGGACGGAGGACACTCCCAGCAGGCTGAGCAAGGCGAGACAGGATACATTGCATCCTCCCCAGATGAGGTCGCTTTAGTTAAAGGAGCCATGAAGTAAGCCAGTGCTCTTCACCCTTGTTCATGGATCACTGGCATTAATTGTACCAATGTAATAACACTTCTGTCTTGCTCAGATACGGGTTCACCTTCATGGGTTTGGACAGTAAAACGATGAAGATAAGGAACAGGCAAAATGAGATAGAAGGGTACGTGCTGTTCTTTCCCTTCACAGAAATAATGTGGTATAGAATCCAAACTGACACAGTGCTCTAGTAATAATGTGCTGCAGAGAATTTAAGCTAAGCTGAGAAAGTTCAAATTCTGCTCAGTGGTGTGTGCTCTCTGCTCCACTTCCTAACAGTATTGCTCACACTCATAGGAAAAACCTGCTTCAAACACCCTAactgtcaaaaactgttttattattaaaattcgAGTCCCAGGGGCATACTTTAGTCTATTTTACAAATCTTTATCAGGTTTTATTAGTTCAAAACTCAACAAGCATCTCTGGAAATATGCCTTCTTAACCGTTTAAATTCTCAacttattcagttatttatctgaaagcaAATAGCTCAGTAactactatatactgtattaattaGTAATGATAGTAAAACTAATAGAAAAAATGGTAGTATATATTTATGAGCATGTAAGTGTGAACCTGCTTGGGAGGATCCTGGGGCAATAAGGAGTTAAATTCCACATGGAATTATAGCTTCTTGTTACTGACTCCTCACATTCTTCCCTTGACCTCTTGGTCCTCCTGTCATTTTACTATACATTTATCTGACCAGCCTGCTATCTTGCTCTAAAGAATTTCACTGTTAATCTGTCAAGCGGTTGTTCATTTTCTAATTAGATGAAGTTGCACAGATGCAGCATGGCATCAGAGCAGAGTGTGTGGAAATCAGGAAAATACTGTAGTGGTGAAGCTTTATTGTGTGGTAGcttgggaaaacccttcacacagtcaaattttgatattttctcctatatatagttctgaaaactgcaggtttttgcacatacactctatggccaaaggtaagtggacacctgaccatcacacccatatgtgtgtcTTCCCCAAACccttgccacaaagttggaagcacagaattgtataggatgtttttgtatgttgtGGCATTAtaatttcactggaactaaggggctaaaacctgtttcagcatgaaaatgcccctgtgcacaaagtgagctccataaagacatggtttactgagattggagtggaagaacttgattggtctgtacagagccctgacctcaaccccactgaacacctttgagatgaattgGAGCACCGAATTTGCGCGCCAGGCCTcatcacctgacatcagtgcctgacctcactaatactgttgtggctgaatgggaaaatccccacagccatgttctaAAATCTAatgaaagccttcccagaagagtgaaggttattataacagcaaaggggggactaaatctggaatgggatgttcagaaagcacataagGATGTTCTGGTCAgatgtctacaaacttttggccataaagtgtatcAGAAGTACAGAAGtaaagttatagcattttaaagtctggttatcCCCTAAAGTGAAAAGACGTATAAGACACCCTGCCTAACTCTATATTTATAACTTAATCTACTATCTGGAAAAACATTGCTggcaaattttaaagaattacaattttacaatgaGAAATGAGTTATCACTGATCATAAGCGTCATCCGCAGCAGTCTCTGTCACATCACCTGTTCGTGCTAACATTGAAGAGGAAATAAatgctgattaattcagtgagATGTCTTCTGTTgactaaatttcttgttattaattacttttttattatgtcatttaaatattttataactttGTCTGCTGCTGTCTGCAGAGTGTCTTAAGTGTTCTTGTCTGATGTGACATTTTGgcagctggtatctgattacaaactgaactgattaagCCATAGCTATCCATAGTTATGAAAGTGTGACATTTACTgtgtgagaaaagcacacttaGTTATCAAGGTTtagacagactgactgcattttaTCACATTGGTTAAACTGTCTCCTTACCCGACATGATTTTAGGCAAGGTTAGAAACtggcaaaatatatatataaactttttttatgtAATGACATTTGCATGTCATTTTGTAAAATCTTTTTTACAAACGTTTACCAGGCTGCTATACAATTATGCTCGCATTCTCTGTTGTACTAAATGGTGAGTAATCTGTGCTGCTTTTAACGGACGGCGAATGATAAAGGTAGTTCATGGTCTTTATCGTTTCCTTTTATTGAATTGCACAGATATGAGTTGCTTCATGTGCTCAACTTTGACCCTGTGCGGCGGAGAATGAGTGTCATAGTCAGGACCAAGACGGGTAAGTTAATGTGTAGCTAATTATTTCCTTACCTTTTGAACTTTAAACAAGGTAAAATTGGTGAAGgaatgttctgttctgtgtgtttgtgtattcagGTGAGACATTGCTTTTTTGCAAAGGGGCAGATTCCTCTATCTTTCCCAGAGTTATGCCAGATGAGGTGGACAGAATCCGCATGCACGTTGAGCGCAATGCTACGGTAACCTTTCTCTCAACTTTTCCACAGTATTCTACAGTAAATGTCAGGTAGtggaaaaactcaaaaacaccTTTAAAACCCCAAACACTCAGAGTGGGCTTGCGTGTGTGCGTCTGCGTGTGTGCGTCTGCGTGTGTGCGTCTGCGTGTGTGCGTCTgcgtgtgtgcgtctgtgtgtgtgcgtctgcgTGTGTGCGTCTGCGTCTGTAGGAGGGCTACAGGACCCTGTGTGTGGCCTATAAGCAGCTGAGCCCAGAGGAGTATGCTGCAGCAGACGCAAGTCTAAGGGAAGCTCGACTGGCTCTGCAGGATCGTGAGGAGAAGCTCATGGCTGTGTATAACGAGGTGGAGACTGGCATGAGTCTGATTGGAGCTACAGCAGTAGAAGACAGGTCAGTGTCTCAACATGCACTGCAGCTGAACACAGGTCAGTGTCCTAACGTGCATAGCAGGCAGTTAATAGTGTGCTAGTTAGACTCTGCCCCCTTAGTCATCAGCAAAACGGTAATGTTTTTACAGAGTTTAGGAACTTTAGTCTGTGTTAGACTGTGATAGGTTGTTCCATTTCATCCACCATTCAAgtcaaatataaacaaatacaaatataaattctATTATGCTCTTGTACATGAAGTGCAACAGGGTCCCATGAAGGcaaaatagataataaattaaaaataaataatttcatgaCGTAAACATTACTTCTGTGTACAGCCTATTCAAAATGTGCTACAAGGATTGGTGTTTTAAAGAGTTTAGTTTTTTATAGAACAAATAAATCAGGTATAAAGAACAGAATGCAGTTTTTTGCATTGTTGAAAGCTTAAAGCTTAGCGTGATCCTCTTAACATGtcagttaaaaatatatataagagtTAGTAGTAGCTGCTGCAGTGTTACGGGTCATTTAATAATGCCATCTTCTGGAAATGTTGAACTGATGTACAGAAAACCATGATCTTGTATTGTATGGTTGTCATACCATAACTGTTCCACCCTATATAGAGTCATAACTGTCATATGTGAGTTCCCAAACCTGCTTTTTTCTCCAGAAGTGTTGAATATTTCTCCCTTTTTGTCTCTCAGATTGCAGGAAGAGGCTGCCGAGACAATGGAAGCCCTACATGGGGCTGGGATGAAAGTGTGGGTTCTCACTGGAGACAAGATGGAGACGGCCAAGTCCACATGCTATGCTTGCCGCCTGTTCCGGAGTGGCACAGAGCTGCTGGAGCTGACTGTGCGCACGctggaggagggagggaggactCGTGAGGAAAGACTCCATGAGCTCCTTCTGGACTACCACAAGAGGGCAGTGCAGGACGCACCACCCATAAAAGCTGGAATCACCAGGTCTGCAATCTCGATAAAAACATCTCGGTTTAAACTGGGGTTCACTGTGCAACTACAGGGAAACTGTGGAGTTTGATTTCTTGTATGTACCACAAACAAAGGAATTAGGCAGTTAATAGCTTTCTGATTTATGAAAAGCTGAGATGAAACAATTTCAGCCTACAAactataatttttcattttatcaggTAAAATATGGTGCTGTGCTATGGTGATGTCTGTAGTCTGACAATGGCTTGGCACTTTATAGTGCAAACGGTGAAACGTTAATGTGTATGGCATATTTTGAGAGCAGCTGAAAGATATTTTAATACACACTTTTGATATCCTTTAAGTTTAAAAGAACAATCTGTCATTTTACAACCCTTATATCTATCTACTGCATGTTTAGTGTATTTGTGATTAGCACAGataatcatttaaacacatttatttctagTGAGGAATAGATAGAATAAATAACCTATTTACTCAAAACccacttaaaataaaatttaaggGCAATTGTtgtactcaaaaaaaaaaaaaaaatctaaatacaCAACtacataaaacatattaaaaaaatgcatctgcTTAAAATAAAGGTCTTATGATCAGAAAGTTATAAGACGATGCCATACCAAAGCTGCTCTTTTGTAGTTCAGTCCAGTTTTCCAGCACTGTTGCAGTAGAGTAAAAAGACGGTCTGATTAATTATGATTTTCTGAAGGATTTGTGTATCCATGCACAGTCAGCTCTGGAGCATTTGTTATCCAGAGGCTGTATCTTAAGAAAGAACGTAaactttgaaacttttttttaacctggtgtgtgtgtgtctccctcAGGAGCTGGTCCACGGCCAGTCAGGAGTACGGCTTCATCATAGACGGAGCCACACTGTCTTTAGTAATGAACACCTCTCCTGATACAAACTCCAGCCGCTATAAGAGCCTCTTCTTGCAGATCTGCCAGAACTGCACAGCTGTGCTCTGCTGCCGCATGGCACCACTGCAGAAGGCACAGGTCTGACCTgtagcacatacacacaaagggCACACAGTGTCTCAGTTATATGGATCTTTAAGTGAGTAATGCtgaaaatactgtatacatttatttgtattaaacTTTGTAGATAGTGAAAATGGTGAAGAATTCTAAAGGCTCTCCCATCACCCTGTCCATTGGAGATGGTGCCAATGATGTCAGCATGATCCTGGAGGCTCATGTGGGCATTGGTAAGTTCTACAAATCACTAGCCCAGAAGGAGCAGATTTCTGGGCTATTAGTGTTTTATCTGTAGTTGCCTGGTGGACAAGTTCAGCAAAATGGAAACAAAAATTATCACCTTAAAcatatcaagagaaaataaagacagaagtAAGACTTGAATATCTTTTTGGTGCAATATGAAGACAGAACATCACAGTTCATAGCTAAAACACTGGCCACAGACTTGTTGACTTCTTGTTGATATCGCAAAGATGATGTGTTTAAAGTAGGTTTTTCAGTGTCTTATTTCATCAGTAGTGTAGAGGCTTCTGTTCAAATTCACAGGCTGACTTGCTTTCTGCTTGTCTTGCAGGTATAAAGGGTAAAGAGGGGAGGCAGGCAGTCAGAAACAGTGACTATGCCATTCCTAAACTGAAACACCTAAAGAAGCTGCTGTTAGTTCACGGCCACCTCTACTACGTCCGCATCGCCCATCTAGTGCAGTACTTCTTCTACAAGGTAGACAAAAGAATTCGACAGTTCATAGCATACCACACATcatgatttattgttttgtcCTGAGcagatgtttatatttttgtccttttgtccTCAGAACCTCTGTTTCATTTTACCTCAGTTCCTGTACCAGTTCTTCTGTGGTTGCTCCCAACAGGTGGGCATTCTGAGAAAAGCCTTTTCCTGTCTACACTTCCCCCTTTGTTATTTCCTTCTTCTCTCTGGTCCCTAGTGAATGTGGTGTGATGTATGTAACGTCTCTGGACTGCTTTAAGAACACCAAAATACTTAGTTTTAATGTATTCTGTTTTCTCAAAAACAAGAACAGCATTGCCTCAATTGGCTGACCGAAAGCAAAAAATATGCTTGATGTGTTTTGActaattccattttttttttttcctttggacTGTTCTTTGGCCTTACCAGGCTTCAAAAAATAGCTAACAAAAACCCGTCAGCAATTATAGCAAATTATCTTATGTGTATCTCAAGGCTGCTAAAGTTAATATTAAcgtattaaatatttaatgccacaattttttttggctgtCATTTTCTAGTTTGGTGCTTTGACTCATCCATAATATTAGCATTGAATAATTGGAGATGGAAAGTGCATTCACATGctctgactgaatgaatgaaaatgagagAGGCATTACCCTGCAGCATACACTGAGTTTAATGTatgtagtgtaaaaaaaaaaaagaaaaaataaattttatatatatatatatatatatatatatatatattgcatgtGGCCACACAACCAGAGTCTTTACTCTTGCTGTGGAGTTGGCTTTCTTTGCTCATTTGCTCATggtaatatttgtgtgtgtgtgtgtgtgtgtgtgtgtgtgtgtgtgtgtgtgtgtatatgtacactttccttttttgttatattaatcCCGGGTGCCATGTTCCTGCCATCCCTGCCCTCTCCAGCCCCTGTATGACGCAGCCTATCTGACGATGTACAACATCTGCTTTACCTCCATGCCTATCCTGGCATACAGTCTGCTGGAGCAGCACATATCCATTGAGGTCCTGCTACATAATGCTACTCTCTACAAGTAAGACACAGaatgtttgcttcttttttcatactattgtcattattaaattagttttttattcTTGTAGTATAATAGTACAGTTACCAGTTAAGCTTGTGGCAGTGTGTTCTGATGGATAAATTGTTAGCTGATTTCTTCCACTCAATATGCTGTAACTTAGTAAAGATTAAACTTTTTAGTTTACGAACCACATAAAATTTTGAATcaactataattaaaaaaaggaccCAAACAAGCGGTCACATACAGATTTTGCAACTTTTGTAGgcaaatcaattaaaaaaaactatggcAATATTTTGCTTTCAAGGCAAAGTTGCCACTTATAATTCCCCGCCTACAACCGGTGaaagtcttctcaactaccagttccttccctgtttactgagtgacgtcaaatcaacgtggccgctcacactgtgaacagtgaaAAATACCCCTTccctacttttaaattagtctAGAGCAGTATTGGTTTTATATTAGTTAATATACTTGGTTACATCTATAACATTGGCCATGCCAGTTGCTGTTTTGAAAAGGTAATAGTCAACATAAGAGTTATCGCTGCTTGTTGCCaagctactcgctattgtctgctgttgttgttgctgtgctgcaatttccATCCAgtatgttgcatgaatgtttgatgTTCACTAGTAGTACAGAACcagtagccactcaggcctgtaactgtaaaagtgcagttaaagtagctttttatgagttTTACCTGCCCTGAAAGAGCGAACAAATGACACGCTTTCATGTCGAGTGTGCTAAAGTGagaaattacattattacaacTCGCAATTTACATCTTACAAGGCACCACAAACGCAGCATTAGTGCAGGGAAATTTCATCCAGAATCATGCAACACTGGTGCTTATCTTGCATTTCTGGTCTGCtttagattattaaaattacttgCTTGCAGTTCAAGCCGCTGATTTGGCTGATTTTTCTGGCTTTACCAAATACTGAACAATAGGTGTTAGGACAGTGGTTTTTGCATCTAGTTCACACCCTTTAAATTAGGCACTTGCCTTTAATTCCAAAAAATTGGGGgctagaaaatgtggactgataaagctgatttcattttttactgtAATGCGTAATAGTATAAAAGCAATTTAAAACAGTACAGTTTAGGCTTACGATAATACACAAATGAGAAGAAGGCAAcaattcaaataaacatttactgatAGGCTAATAGAGTATATTGCaaatacactatacggccaaaagtatgggtcttccccaaactgctgccacacagttggaagcacacaattgtctagcatgtctgtgtatgctgtagcattaagattgtGGAAAggggtgtggaagaactcgagtggcctgcacagagccctgacctcaaccccactggacACGtatgggatgaactggaacgtcGACGGTGTGCCAGGCattctcacctgacatcagtggaTGATCACCTTACATCAGCGtcacctcactaatgctctagtGGCTAAATGAGAAAATCCCCATAGCCATTTtccaaaatttagtggaaagccttctcagaagtgGAGTGGAGGCTGTTTTAGCAGATTAGGAAAGGGATGTTCATCAAGCACATACGGGTCTGATTTTCCAGGTGTCTAtatacgtttggccatatagtatatattaaaGTTGTTTGTTAGGAACAGACTGCAGAAAGGAACCTAGTTGTGATAATTGTGTTAATTTGTGATCACTGCAAATTTCTCAGTTTAACAGTATGGGTTCCACCCATGCTCATCGGCAGCCAGcttataaaatattgtttgaTGTAACCCatccaattaattaatttgttatgCTTCATTTTTAATTGGTAAATGGTTCATTTGTACACCTAAAGAAAACCGTAATGCCCATTGTTTAATGGATAAGCTGACCATGCGGTCATCTGCTGTGGCTATAGCTCACTTTAACTAGATGgagtttatcattttattataaaaataatgttcgGAATTGTGCGTAGCTGAGACATGCCTCTGTTTCCAGCACACTTGTAAGCCACATGTCCAACTCAAGTGAAATTAACAGAGTAACTCTATAGTTTCGTCTGAGCTCTGAAAATAAGACACACTTTAGTTTGCTCTGGTCTGGTTTAAGTTATGTAACTGTGAAGGACATTTTTAATGCATAAGAGTAACGTGTCATCTTCCAAGATTAGGAGTATGTTTCAGAGTAGATTATGTTCTGGACATAATAGTATTAATTTATGGTTTGTATAGGgttcagttttcttttcttattctcTAAATTGATTTCTTCACCCTTTCTGTAGGGAGATAGCAAAGAACGCTATGTTACGGTGGGGTCCCTTCCTCTACTGGACCATATTGGGGATTTTCCAGGggcttctcttcttctttggtGTTAAATATCTGTACACAAACCCAGCACTGCAGGACAACGGCCAGGTCAGTGTCATTATTGGCTTCTGTTTAACAGTTCTTCAAGCTGTGTACAGCAATAGCATGGCCTTTTTATCCTCACTTTTCTCTGCTTTCTTGTCAGGTGTTTGGAAATTGGTCCTATGGAACAACAGTTTTTACAGTCCTTGTTTTTACTGTCACACTAAAGGTTAGCCCTGGAAACAAGCAAATATCTGTTGGATTATTTGCTTCAGTTTAGATTTGCCTgtgtattttataatgaaatgtacGTGACTggttttctgctttctctttctctttcagctgGCCTTGGACACACGGCACTGGACATGGCTCAACCACTTTGTGATCTGGGGCTCACTGGCCTTCTATGTGTTCTTCAGCTTCTTCTGGGGAGGCATAATCTGGTGAGTGAATGTGGAAAGCAGAATAAAGCTTAATCTCTTTACTGCTGAATGTTTCATCCTGATTTCTATATGTTAGGGGTCTTATGCTGATATTAACGACATATCACGCTAACTACCTGACcttttatcatgttttacaaTATTGTcatgatgttaaaaaaatattattttacagaaaaatgactCCTCAGTAGCTATGCATTCTGTATTTCTAATGAGTGCAGGGGTAGTAATATTTGTCCAATATTACGCATGTTGAATTGTGCTATATAAGAGATTACTTGTACATGCCTGCTTTAATGCCACCATGCTCCCAtcaactttctttttcttctaggCCATTCCTGAGACAGCAGCGGATGTACTTTGTCTTTGCTAACATGCTTAGTTCGGTGTCTGCCTGGCTagtcatcatcctcctcatcctcgtcAGTCTTCTTCCCGAAATCCTATTGGCAGTCCTGCGTAAGCCCAAAGGCCCTCGCGCTCAAAAGGTACTTCCGTCTTTCTCGGTTTCCCCCTTTCATAACCTGTCAGCCACATTAAATTTCATCTTTTTCCAGCCTGTATTCTTCGTGGCGTCTCTCATCCATCCTCTGCATATCTCATTATGTTCTACTTTTGTAACTATACACTTTGAACATCCATCATCAACTGGAATTCCATTTGCCCTTGGTTTTCCtttgttcttttcattttttattctctcttgatcttctttctcttcatctcgGAGCAGTCAGACCAAGCATCAGAAACGTAGAATCATTTTAAGCATCTCTCTTCTTCTGTGTGTTCTAATATCACCATATCAGCCAGTACAGTATTGTCATTATCCACTATTCTAACAAACACAGAGTGAGCCGCACTGTAACCAGCATAAACTCATGATTTTACGTACCGTAATTCATCTAATGGACTGACCCTGCACTCAGAACGTTTTTAAAAGTGACATTTGCTAATTAGCTAAATCACCAGCCCTAATTTAATTGAGTCTGGAGGAGAGCATATGGAGTTGATCTGCTCCCTCACACACAGCCTTTCCAGCCTCTTCAAGCATGTCAAATAAAATGGCCAACTGTTGAGAAACAGCCCAACTGATCATTCTGTAATTTAAAGATGATTAAATAACCCATCATCACTACACTGGATTATAAAAGAGAAGCTCCATAAGTGACACAGCATAATTTAACACTACTTATATGAAATTGTAATACAACATAAActtcataaatattcacatcTTTCCTctcaccattttcttttttttttttgccagtatATCCActtgtgtttctctctttaaaaaCTGAGAgacactttatatatttattctataTGGCAGATGTTTTGGAGATATAATGTTCTCAGTGTAGTTGTAATCTGTGTCTTATTccattaagtaaagaataaaacatgactgggtGTGCTGGtgtaggaaaatcatcaacaacaatGTGGGGTGATTTGTTGAGTTAAATATTATGTAACATCaagccctgaagtgttttatttgtcttagaccacagcaatttgccagttattaccattttttaatcataatgaACATCActcatactttttgtccattcgtatttacatttaatgttgagtaATGtttgcgaaacaagttagttcctgctactacttacattatagcagctgtaaatagttttttttctctctcgcttgatgttaataaagcaaaaaaaaacagcttgtcatattacagggaaacaaaaaagcacaaagtcctctgttctgaacactttcccatggtggaaaacttacaaaGTGCAGACACTTGAGACTTCTttcataatgttaaataaatgtctccttaaaggatgttttttaaaacaaagattttatttgttaaataacagcacatattttaatttgttcgTTGTTAGCGTCCTCCAAGTCCTGGTAAATTACCTGGTCCTTTAGAAGCAATGATGTATTAGCAcaagcactttaatataaacctgtgttttgctTTGACTCTGGCACTAATGTCAGGTCcgtgctgctatagaaaattaatagaCAGATTCAGACCAAACAGATTAAAGATTTCAGTGGTATAAACCTGAATATCTTATATGGAATTAGTAAGAGTTAGGTAcccaactgcacacacacacaccaagcttTCCTCACTATTATAATTTACTCTAAATAATAccccattttatttattatatttatttatttattctttttaaaattgctcTGTCACATTCCCTGAGCTCTCAGACTCTTTGGATATGATCCCACCCCAGGTTCTGAATTGTAATGAAGGTGTAAATCTCATTAATGATATTTTACAGGTTTCTTCTAGAAGATGGTGTTGCATGTACAGGAAACTGTAGGCCAGACATGGCCATCTTTTTACTtgtccttttatttttactatcgTTTTAATTTCTGCTTTCCCAAAAACACTTTAAATTTGCCTACTTTTAaccccttttttctttcctccctccTTGTaccccctttctttctttctttctttctttctttcactctccttCCTCCTTACTCTTTCTATTCCTTTTCCCTGTCACATTTCTCCTTCTATTTCCCTCCTGTGTGTTTCGGTTGCTGTAGAAGAAGCAGCGGCTTCCTTCCTCTGGGACCTCCACTATCTTCATGCTGTCGCAGACTGCCAGCACTCACAGCTTTTCCTGGAGTGACTGAGGTCTCTTGGCCTGCTCTTCtttgtgtttatgttcattTCTTCCCCTGGTGTTCTGAATGCCTTCCCTCCATACTTGTCTTTGTCTGTTTCCCCATTTGTTGGGGTGTGAAGTCCAGAGAATCTCTTGGGTTGGTGTTTGGTGCACTTGTTCCAGAGATGTATGTTTGGGGGGCTTCTTTTAAAACCTGAATGCATAGGTGgttgttcgtgtgtgtgtgtgtatttgggaaTGCAAAAGAATTCCATGGGTTCATGCTCAGGCTCTCGTGATGGATGGACGTCCTTTTGGATAGTGTGTGCTCGCCACTGTGAGAATGCtgcagagtgtgtttgtgttttctcagcCTCCTGCTTTGTCTGTGCATGCCCAATCCGGTGAATGCAGCACGCATACGCACAGATTATTCCTGCATGCGTGCGCAGCCAAGTCTACACTGTTATATGCACAGCTACTGTGGGCTATCATCAAGAGTGTGTGCATTGAAAGTtagagtttgtgtgtatgtgttggtgcatattttttgtgtgtttataaacgTGAAACCCACACTGGTCTTTAGTTTAAACAGCTGTATTGCTATTGAGATGTATAATTTACATGAATTACATAATGAACAGGTCAGATTATGGCGTGATATGGAACCTTAACTCCTCATTTTACACATCATGCTAAAGCCTCCTTTTCACTGCTTCCGACAAACAGTAGAGTCGCATTGTCCATGAAGAATCTCTGCAAAGCTGGAAATTTCAGATGTGTTCACAGTGTAGATGATATTAGTTACAGTAAGTAATTGCATTTAGGTCCTGGCAAACACATGACGTCACCAACTTTCCTCCATgcttcaaaaataaattattaattaatttgtatgtttaaaataaaatatttattttaaataccgctttatttatttaaaataagaaaataattattttatttaatttaatatatttttaaataaatttttttaaatcaaatttgttTCCCTATGTCATGGGAGAACACTCCGTGATTAGCCTCTCTTGCATGCTTGTATCCATCCAGAGAATATAACATcgcaaacaaaatgtaaatacattacTGCCACCTGGCTT contains:
- the atp11c gene encoding phospholipid-transporting ATPase IG isoform X4; the encoded protein is MLSTCVFPLQFCLQICNSLRRKLTPKTGGVAVLLEFGGDEKRVDSRTIYVGHRTCPATEAFIPPKFCDNRIVSSKYTIWNFLPKNLFEQFRRIANFYFLIIFLVQVIVDTPTSPVTSGLPLFFVITVTAIKQGYEDWLRHKADNEVNKYQVSVLENGNPARKESEKIKVGDIVEVVEDETFPCDLILLHSSREDDTCFVTTASLDGESNHKTHYTVPDTEKNLQSLIATIECEQPQPDLYKFVGRMHIYKPDQESPVRSLGPENLLLKGATLKNTTKIYGVAVYTGMETKMALNYQGKSQKRSAVEKSINAFLLVYLCILVSKAVVCTTLKHIWQNREGPDTAWYNPETQKEKDTYLYLKMFTDFLSFMVLFNFIIPVSMYVTVEMQKFLGSFFITWDKDFFDPEIQEGALVNTSDLNEELGQVEYIFTDKTGTLTQNNMEFIECCIDGFQYKDTESRSEVDGFCVTDGPMNKLHQKAEHEREELFLRALCLCHTVQVKDEIDKIESDQIDGLDGGHSQQAEQGETGYIASSPDEVALVKGAMKYGFTFMGLDSKTMKIRNRQNEIEGYELLHVLNFDPVRRRMSVIVRTKTGETLLFCKGADSSIFPRVMPDEVDRIRMHVERNATEGYRTLCVAYKQLSPEEYAAADASLREARLALQDREEKLMAVYNEVETGMSLIGATAVEDRLQEEAAETMEALHGAGMKVWVLTGDKMETAKSTCYACRLFRSGTELLELTVRTLEEGGRTREERLHELLLDYHKRAVQDAPPIKAGITRSWSTASQEYGFIIDGATLSLVMNTSPDTNSSRYKSLFLQICQNCTAVLCCRMAPLQKAQIVKMVKNSKGSPITLSIGDGANDVSMILEAHVGIGIKGKEGRQAVRNSDYAIPKLKHLKKLLLVHGHLYYVRIAHLVQYFFYKNLCFILPQFLYQFFCGCSQQPLYDAAYLTMYNICFTSMPILAYSLLEQHISIEVLLHNATLYKEIAKNAMLRWGPFLYWTILGIFQGLLFFFGVKYLYTNPALQDNGQVFGNWSYGTTVFTVLVFTVTLKLALDTRHWTWLNHFVIWGSLAFYVFFSFFWGGIIWPFLRQQRMYFVFANMLSSVSAWLVIILLILVSLLPEILLAVLRKPKGPRAQKLSQDTLLHTDRSPLSPHCPTSF